The nucleotide window TTTTTGTATGTCGCTCATTTTGAGGGTGTTATGATAAAATATCCCAATCGTGGGAAATAAGTTTTACAACGGGCTGCAAGTTAGTAAAAGTAGGTGGAATGGCAGCTATGCCGCAGTGAGTTGCATAAGTTTCCACACTGTTCCGAGTGCTAATGCAACCGAGTAGCCAATGGTTGCAAGCGTAAAACCAATCAGCGAAGTTGTCAGTGCATAAACAGCCGTCCGAAACCAGTTTCTATTGCTGAGGTGTTTGTATATCACCGCAATGCTTACCACATATCCCGTTATGTAAACAATGAACATAGGCTCGAGCAGTTCCGGCATAACAATTAGCAAAGGATAGGCAATGACCAGCATAAAGTTCCACAGCCCCGACACGTAGGTATGAATCACCATGTGTTCGCCAAAAAAGAGTTGTTTTTTGGGATAGGGAACCCACGACACCCATCCCAATATCGGAATAAAAAGCAGGTATGAAAAACTGAAAGTATCGTTGAGCAGTTGAATCAATATTTTATTGTATTGTTCGGGAGGAACTATTTTTTGAAAATCGGTATTACCCGTTTCTTTTTCGGCGCGTCCTTCTTTTAGCCCTTGCTCAAAGCCTTGCTGTAAGTTGTCCGCCATGCTCTTGTTCAATATCTGTGTGTTGAGCAAGATAAAAGTGGACAGCGTAATGCTGATAGCCAGAAACTTAAACGGATTGGTCAGACGGCTGCGGTCTTCAAACAAATAGCTGTGCACGGCCTTGTGTGGTCGTATCAGCAAGCTATAAAAGGTATAGACCAAACCTTTTTCAAGGTCAAAAGCAATCAGAACATCCTTCCACAATTTAGCCATGCTCAGGCGCGGCAGTGGTTGGGGGGCTTGGTTGTTGGGAGCAGCATCTTCCATCTGATTCTGTGCTGGTGGAATGGCGGCGAGGTTTCGCAAAGTCAATAATCAAATCTGCACAGATTAAACGCATTTCCGGTAGGTATTGTTCCGGTAAAATTTCGTTCTACATGTACATAGTTGGGTGGTTTTGAACGGGAGTTATACACAATAGCATCCAAAATGCGAAAAAACTATTAAATTAGCATCATGCAAATTACGCTTGACCCGGAGACACGGGATTACCTGCGGAAGCTACGCAAGAAAGAGCGAGACAAGAAGCGCTATATCAAGATTTCTGTTATTCTTGCTTTGGATGCAGGTCATTCTGCGCAGGAAGTGGCGGCTATTCTTGGATTAGATGACGCAACGATTTATCGCTATGCTGCCGTGTATCAGAATGTGGGCATCGAAGATTATTTGAAGCAAAATTGGGTGCCTTATGTGGGCAAACTGACCGAAGAGCAACGAGAAGCAATTCGTACAGAGGTTTCTTCCCGTCTTTATATCTCAGCCAGAGCCGTAGCGGCATGGATTGAGTGCACGTTTGGTATTCATTACCACGAAAAACATGTAGTCAAGCTATTGCACAGCTTAGGTTTCCGCTACAAGAAAACGCAGGTTGTGCCCGGTAAGGCTGATGCACAAGCTCAAGAGGCGCACATAGCGGCTTTTGAGCAACTTATGGCTGAAAAAAATGAGAATACAGTCGTATTTTTCAACGACGGCGCGTGCAACGGCGCGTGCAACGGCGCGCATCCGCAGTTCAATACCAATCCTGAGTATGGCTGGATATTGCAGGGCGAAGCCTTTGAAGTACCCAGTCAGACAGGTTGCCAACGACTCAATATTACAGGTGCAGTCAATGCCCAATCTACCGTAGCCTTGTGGGAAAAAATTGAGGCGATTTATCCGGGTAAGCGGATGATTCATATTTGTGATAACGCAGCCTATTACCGCAGTAAGTTAATCAAGGAGTGGCTCAGGGCTCACCCGCATGTAAAGGTGATGTATTTACCGCGTTGCACGCGCCCTTATTCACC belongs to Rhodoflexus caldus and includes:
- a CDS encoding IS630 family transposase; protein product: MQITLDPETRDYLRKLRKKERDKKRYIKISVILALDAGHSAQEVAAILGLDDATIYRYAAVYQNVGIEDYLKQNWVPYVGKLTEEQREAIRTEVSSRLYISARAVAAWIECTFGIHYHEKHVVKLLHSLGFRYKKTQVVPGKADAQAQEAHIAAFEQLMAEKNENTVVFFNDGACNGACNGAHPQFNTNPEYGWILQGEAFEVPSQTGCQRLNITGAVNAQSTVALWEKIEAIYPGKRMIHICDNAAYYRSKLIKEWLRAHPHVKVMYLPRCTRPYSPNLNPIERVWKLLKKEKINSIWYECFEDFKQGIMDFFNHSYLWAMELKSLVTLRFRIIGY
- a CDS encoding DUF3667 domain-containing protein, which codes for MEDAAPNNQAPQPLPRLSMAKLWKDVLIAFDLEKGLVYTFYSLLIRPHKAVHSYLFEDRSRLTNPFKFLAISITLSTFILLNTQILNKSMADNLQQGFEQGLKEGRAEKETGNTDFQKIVPPEQYNKILIQLLNDTFSFSYLLFIPILGWVSWVPYPKKQLFFGEHMVIHTYVSGLWNFMLVIAYPLLIVMPELLEPMFIVYITGYVVSIAVIYKHLSNRNWFRTAVYALTTSLIGFTLATIGYSVALALGTVWKLMQLTAA